Within the Plesiomonas shigelloides genome, the region GCAGAAAACAGAACAAAACGGCATAGCGCGGCAAAGTTGCCGTGCTGAACGCCACGACATCTACATAATCCGCATTTAAGTAATCAGCTAAGCCAGCAGCTAAGTCATCAATCCAGCAGCCCAATACTCGCACGTACTCCCCCTACGGATTAGTACGTACTTATTTACTGCTTATCAATGACTTAGCACAGCTATTCAGCACGCCGCTTGCTCATGTTTGGCTCATATCTGGCTCACATCCGGCAAGGTTACAGCTCATCGAGCAGAATTTGCCACTCCGGCTTTTTAAAAGCGCGGTTTAAGAGATCGGCCAGCTCTTGGTAGCGCGGCTTAGCCACTGCTGGCATCAAGGCCATACCGCCCGAGCGCATCTTGTCATAGATGTCGCGATACCAGCTGGTTAACGCTGGCGGCAACGGCGTATGCGCACGTTTTCCCAGCCACCATAGCCCTTGAATCGGCAGGCTCAGTGCAAAAAGCCCCACAATCACGGCCATCGCCATGTTGTTCCCGCCGCCTAACGACATCTGCCATGCCACACTGAATACTGCCAGCGCCGGCATAGCACGCTGAGCAAAGCGCGTGGTTTTGATGATGCGTGGCTCAGGGAAAATCAGCCCCAATCGCTTCTCAGCTGGCCACAACTTCATGTACGTTTGCCCGTCCCGGAGCAGCTGCATCCAACCTGGATTCACCTCGTTCATAAGCCCTCCGATTCAACAAAAGTCACAAGCATTAAAATTTTTAAATAAAAATTGATTAAAATTAAGCTTCTTTATTCAATTTATTTTGTGATCTGAGCCAACACTCGGTATCCTATGCGCTCACACAAGCAGGAACAGATCAACTCAACCATAGTCGTATATAAAGAAAGTGTCATCTACTTTCTGTTGCTGAATTTATCGGTAAAAATGTTGTTTGTTTAAGCATACACATTCCTTCCGATATTACACGACGATTACGCACATATGCCTGATCTGTTTATGTAATGATAATCCGTTTAGACGTATAGGTACTTTCTCATGTCGAGCAAGCTGGTTCTGGTTTTAAACTGCGGTAGTTCCTCACTGAAGTTCGCCATCATTGATGCAGCAACAGGTGACGAATATCTGTCCGGTCTGGCCGAGTGTTTTAACCTGCCGGAAGCCCGTATCAAGTGGAAAATGGATGGTGCTAAGCACGAAGCCGAATTGGGCGCCGGTGCTGCACACGCTGAAGCTCTGAGCTACATCGTAAACACCATTCTGCCGCAAAAGCCGGAGCTGTCTGCGAACCTGACCGCCATCGGTCACCGTATCGTTCACGGTGGCGAAAGCTTCACCTCTTCTGCAGTTATCACTCCAGAAGTTATCGAAGGTATCAAGGCTGCGATCCCATTCGCACCTCTGCACAACCCTGCGCACCTGATCGGTATCGAAGAAGCGCTGAAAGAATTCCCTCAACTGGCGGACAAAAACGTAGCGGTATTCGACACTGCGTTCCACCAGACTATGCCACAAGAAGCATACCTGTATGCGCTGCCATATAACCTGTATAAAGAGCAGCACATCCGTCGTTACGGTGCCCACGGTACCAGCCACTTCTACGTAAGCCGTGAAGCAGCGAAGATGCTGAACAAGCCAGTAGAAGAGCTGAACGTGATCACTTGCCACCTGGGTAACGGTGCTTCTGTTGCAGCTATTCGTAACGGTGAGTGCGTAGACACCTCTATGGGTCTGACTCCACTGGAAGGTCTGGTAATGGGTACCCGTTCCGGTGACCTGGATCCAGCGGTGATCTTCCACCTGCACGACGCAATGGGCATGTCTGTTGCTGAAATCAACGAACTGCTGACCAAGAAGTCTGGCCTGCTGGGTCTGACCGAAGTGACCAACGACTGCCGTTACGTTGAAGACAACTACGCGACCGCTGAAAACGCGAAGCGTGCAATGGACGTATTCTGCTACCGTCTGGCGAAGTATGTTTCTTCTTACGCTGCAGCGATGGATGGCCGTCTGGACGCTATCGTATTCACCGGTGGTATCGGTGAGAACTCTGCACTGGTTCGTGAACTGACCATGAAGAAGCTGGCTGTTCTGGGCTTCGAAATGGATGCAGAAGGTAACCTGAAAGCACGCTTCGGTAAGTCCGGTAACATCGCGACTGCCAACAGCCGTCCTGCGCTGGTTATCCCAACCAACGAAGAGCTGGTGATTGCACAAGACGCTGCACGTCTGACTGCCTAATCAACAACTCCCGCACCGTCAGCCTCGCTGGCGGTGCTTTTTTGTATTCAAGCATAACCGAAAGAGGTTTAGCCCGTGTCCCGTACCATCATGTTAGTTCCAATCGGCACCGGTGTCGGCCTGACAAGCGTCAGTCTGGGTGTTGTACGTGCGATGGAGCGCAAAGGCGTTAACGTCAACTTCTTCAAACCAATCTGCCAGCCACGCCACGGCGGCAACGGTCCTGATCTGACTACCAGCAGCATCCGTGCTAACAGCTCTGTGAAAACGCTGGAGCCGTTCACCCTGAGCTTTGCTGAGAACCTGATCGGTAGCGGCCAGACTGATGTTCTGCTGGAGCAAATCGTTGCTCGTTTCGCGGAAGAAACCAAAGATGCAGACACCGTTCTGATCGAAGGTCTGGTACCAACCCGCAAGCAGTCTTTCGCTAACAATGTGAACTTTGACATTGCTAAAGCGCTGGACGCAGAAATCGTCTTCGTTGTAGCACCAGGCACTGATACCCCAGAAGAGCTGAAAGAGCGTCTGGAAGTAGCCTGCTCCAACTTTGGTGGTCTGAAGAACAAATCCATCGCCGGCGTGATTGTTAACAAGCTGAATGCACCGGTTGACGAGATGGGCCGTACCCGTCCGGATCTGTCTGAAATCTTTGATGACAGCAACAAAGCGAAGTCTGTTAACGTAGAAGTGCTGCAGCTGTTCTCCAACAGCCCACTGCGCATTCTGGGTTGCGTGCCTTGGAACTTTGATCTGATCGCAACACGTGCTATCGACATGGCGAAGCACCTGAATGCAGAAATCATCAACGAAGGTGACATCAACACTCGTCGCATCAAGAATGTGACTTTCTGTGCGCGTAGCATCCCGCACATGGTTGAGCACTTCCGTCCAGGCTCTCTGCTGGTGACCTCTGCTGACCGTCCAGACGTTATGGTTGCTGCCTCTCTGGCTGCCATGAACGGTGTGGAAATCGGTGCCCTGCTGCTGACTGGCGGCTACGCTATCGAACCACAAGTTCGCGAACTGTGTGCCCGCGCTTTCGAAACTGGTATGCCAGTATTCGGCGTGAACACCAACACCTGGCAGACTTCCCTGAACCTGCAAAGCTTCAGCCTGGAAGTACCAGTAGACGACAAAGCTCGTATCGAAAAAGTACAGGACTTCGTTGCCTCTCACATCGACAGCCAGTGGATCGAATCCATGACTGCCGCGTCGACTCGCTCACGTCGTCTGTCTCCACCAGCATTCCGTTACCAGCTGACCGAGCTGGCACGTAAAGCCGGCAAGCGCATCGTGCTGCCAGAAGGTGATGAGCCACGTACTATCAAAGCAGCAGCACTGTGTGCTGAGCGCGGTATCGCGGAATGTATCCTGCTGGGTAACCCAGAAGACATTCAACGCGTTGCAGCTTCTCAGGGCGTTGTTCTGGGCAAAGGTATCCAGATCATCAACCCAGCTGACGTGATTGAAACTTACGTTCCACGTCTGGTTGAGCTGCGTAAGAACAAGGGCATGACTGAAGTGGTTGCGCGTGAGCAACTGCAAGACACCGTTGTTCTGGGCACCATGATGCTGGAAGCAAACGAAGTTGACGGTCTGGTATCTGGCGCAGTTCACACTACCGCCAACACCATTCGTCCACCGTTGCAGCTGATCAAAACTGCACCGAATGCCTCTCTGGTATCTTCCGTGTTCTTCATGCTGCTGCCGGATCAGGTTCTGGTTTACGGTGACTGTGCGATCAACCCGGATCCAACTGCTGAGCAACTGGCTGAGATCGCAATTCAGTCCGCTGAATCGGCTATCGCTTTCGGTATCGAGCCACGCGTTGCAATGATCTCTTACTCTACCGGTACTTCAGGTGCAGGTAGCGATGTAGAGAAAGTTCGTGAAGCGACCCGTATCGCACAGGAAAAACGTCCTGATCTGATGATCGACGGTCCTCTGCAGTACGATGCCGCGATCATGGCTGACGTTGCGAAGTCTAAAGCGCCAAACTCTAAAGTAGCGGGTAAAGCGACTGTATTCGTGTTCCCAGATCTGAACACCGGTAACACCACATACAAAGCGGTACAGCGTTCTGCGGATCTGGTTTCTATCGGCCCAATGCTGCAAGGCATGCGTAAGCCGGTTAACGACCTGTCTCGTGGTGCTCTGGTTGACGATATTGTCTACACCATCGCTCTGACTGCTATTCAAGCGACTCAGCAGTAATTCGATAACGCGGCATCGCTCGGTGCCGCGTGTGTTGACTGCTTTCGCTCGCTCAATAGACTGACGTTAAGAGATGTTTACTGTTAACCAGTTAGCATTAACTTTTACTGTTAGCTAAGAGCACAAAAAAACCGGCCTCTGCGCCGGTTTTTTTATTTCTTACTGTCTGTACCTATGCCGATATCGCAGCCCAAACTCAAATATCGTCTGTTCCATTGCGGTTTAACCACAGATCCAGCGCCACACGGGTATCTGGGGTGATTTCGCGGCGACGCTGATTAATCTCATCCAGCGACATCCACATCACTTCGGTGATCTCTGACTCTTGCAACGCAAATGGCCCACGGCTGATACAGCTGAACAACCCACCCCACACTTTGCAATCCTCTGACTCATAGTAGAAGCTGCCGTGATCAAGGAATGGAATGCCGGCAATACCCAGCTCTTCTTCCGCTTCGCGCTTCGCCCCCTCGGTCAGGCTTTCACCGGCGGAGACCACCCCACCAGCGGCCACATCCAACCATCCCGGATAGAAGTCTTTGCTGTCAGTACGGCGCTGCACCAGAATATGCCCCATGCCGTCGTGCACAATAATATAGGTCGCGCGGTGACAGAGGTTTTCCTCTCTAACCTGTTGACGCGAAACGGTATCGATCACTTTGTTATCCGCGTCAACCACGTCTACCCATTCTTGAACATGTGTATCCATCAGGCTTAATCCTTGAATGATGCTGCTCAATCGCCCAGAGTCACTGACAACAGCGGGGCTTGTGTTTCCAATTCGAGAACCTGCAACGTGTGGTCGGCATACAGACCATAACTGGCCGGGAAGCCGCCTTTAGGCAAGCTGGCTGAACCTGGGTTAAAGATCCAATTTGCGTCTTGCTGTTCCGCCAACGGAATATGGGTATGACCATAGGCCAACACATCACCACCAGCTAACGGTGGCAACGTGCTGCGGTTATACTTGTGGCCATGCGTCAGGAAAAAGCGGCGCTCCGGTAGCAAAATCTGTTGATAGTCCGCCAACACCGGAAACTGCAACAGCATCTGATCCACTTCGCTTTCACAATTCCCGCGTACCGCAATAATTCTATCCTTGTAGGCGTTCAGCCGCTCAGCGACCTGCGCCGGCGCATAATTATCCGGTAACGGATTACGAGGTCCGTGATACATCAGATCGCCCAGCAAAATGAGCCAGTCCGCCTGATGTTGGTCAAAACGCTGCAAAACCTGCTCAGTCGCGCTGAGTGAGCCATGCAGATCAGAGGCAAATAACAGTTTCATGGGATGGGAAAATTAACGGAATAAAACCGTAGGATAGCGTACCACCGCGCCCGACGCCATCGTCAGATAAACAGAAAAGGCCTCCAACGGAGACCTTTTTTATTTCTGCCAACTATCTCAAATTACAGAGATAAAATGGTTTAATCAATCAGCTCGACGGTCATAGCCACACCTTCACCGCCACCGATGCACAGTGCGGCCAATCCACGCTTTTTCCCGTAGCGACGCAGGGCATGGATCAAGCTCACCACCACCCGCGCCCCACTGGCGCCCAAGGGATGACCAAGAGCACACGCTCCGCCATGTACGTTGACTTTATTGCTGTCTAAACCGACATCTTCAATCGCCAGCAAGGTCACCATCGCAAAGGCTTCGTTGACCTCGAACAAGTCGATATCGTCTGGCGTCCAGCCAGCCAGATCAATGGCTTTACGGATCGCGCCCACCGGTGCCACGGTAAACTCTTCTGGCGCCTGCGCATGGGAAGCATAAGAGACAATGCGCGCCAGCGGCTTACAGCCATTTTGCGCGGCATAATCAGCGGTACTCAGCACTAAAGCTGCCGCACCATCAGAAATTGAACTGGAGTTAGCCGCGGTAATGGTGCCGTCTTTAGCAAAGGCCGGACGCAGACCCGGAATTTTCTCCGGTTTGGCATTGCCTGGCTGCTCATCGATACACACTTGCGTATTACCGCTACGGGTTACCACGGTGACCGGCACAATCTCTGCTTCAAATGCCCCCTGCGCAATGGCCGCATTGGCTTTAGCCAGTGAGTTGATAGCAAAGTTATCCATCGCCTCGCGCGTCACGCCACGCTTATCGGCCATTTGCTGCGCCAGAACGCCCATCAGCTTGCCGCTGTAGGCATCTTCCAGCCCATCGGTAAACATGTGATCTTTCACCGCGCCATGCCCCATTCGCAAACCGGTACGGGCCGCTGGCATCAGGTACGGGGCTTGTGACATGCTCTCCATTCCACCAGCCACCACAACATCGGCCTCCCCGAGTTTGAGCGCGGCAGCCCCTTGCATCAAGGTTTTCATGCCGGAGCCACACACTTTGTTCACCGTGGTGCAAGGCACGCTATCCGGTACTCCGGCCGCTAATGCCGCCTGACGCGCAGGTGCTTGGCCCAATCCCGCAGGCAAAACGCAACCTAACAACACTTCATCCACCTGCGCCGGTTGAATGCCTGCACGCTCAATGGCCGCTTTCACCACTTCCGCCCCCAATTGTGGTGCAGTAAATCCGGACAGACTGCCCTGAAAACCACCCATCGGAGTACGCACAGCAGACAACACCACAATCTCTTTCGACATAGTAACCTCTTCCTTGGTTAAACACTCTTCTCTGGATGTATCAGCGCCATGGCTGACTTGTTGTTTATTTTTTATCAGCAAGTTATGACTTATAATTGACAAAAACTCGCACATCCAAAAAAAAGTTACCTACATTCCAAAATGATTGTCTGGTTGCTGGTTTTAATAAAAATTTGCCGCGCTGTGACAGCAGATGTAAACGACAAGTTGCCATTTTGACCACAAAGCACCGGCCATACACGACTCGTTACAAGACTACGTTCTAAACAGATGGGGCTTAACTCACGGCCTGATGTCCACGCGTGCACAGTTTTCTCGATTATTCGCGAGTCGGCGGCAAGAGAGGCCGACATTATAACGGCAGCGCGGTGCTGTATTTGATCTGCTCCATGGCAAAACTAGAGGTGACTTCGCTCAAACCGCGCACATTGTTGACCAGTTTTTTATAAAACTCATCGAACGCTTTCATGCCAGAAACCTGTACTCGCAGCAGATAATCGTACTCCCCGGCCATGCGGTAAAACTCCATGACTTCGGGAAATTCGGTAACGTGGGCAACAAATGCTTGATACCACTCACGAGAGTGATCTTGGGTCTTTAACAGCACAAATGCGCTCATACCGACGCCGATTTTTTCCGCATCCAGCAACGCGACACTGGCGCGGATCACCCCCTCTTCTTCTAAGCGCTTCAACCGCTTCCAACAGGGCGTGGTGCTGAGGTTCACCGCTTCGGCCAAGACTTGTAGAGACAAGGTGCAATCCTGCTGCAGCATTGCCAGCAGCGCGCGGTCAGTTTTATCCAATTCCCGCTTCATATAGAAAATTATTCTCCCAATTCGGTTTTGTGCGGTAATTATGGCAAGGTTTTTCCCCAACACTCAAGCTAGGATTAAGTCATAAGATCACCACTGACAGGATGATGAGCATGCCACGCCGTACATGGACTAACCGGGCCATTCAGGCCATCGAAGCCGATTTCCAGCGCTCTGCTGACACCCACCTGATTAAGCTGCCGCTGCCGGGATTACCGGGCATAGATATTTACCTTAAAGATGAGAGTACCCATCCAACAGGTAGCCTGAAACACCGTCTGGCACGTTCGTTGTTCCTGTATGGACTGTGTAATGGCTGGATCCAAGAAGGCACCACCATTATCGAAGCCTCTTCCGGCAGCACCGCGGTTTCAGAAGCCTATTTTGCTCGCCTGTTGGGCTTACCCTTTATTGCGGTGATGCCGCGCAGCACCGCCAAGCGCAAGATTGCCCAAATTGAGTTTTACGGTGGCCGCTGCCATTTCGTGGATAATTCATCGCAAATCTATGCCGAGTCGGAACGTCTGGCCTGTGAGCTGAACGGCCATTACATGGATCAGTTCACCTATGCCGAGCGTGCTACCGACTGGCGCGGTAATAACAACATCGCCAACAGCATTTTCAATCAGATGGCGCTAGAGCCGCATCCAGTGCCGCGTTATGTGGTGATGAGTGCAGGTACCGGCGGCACCTCTGCCACCATTGGCCGCTATCTGCGTTACAAATGCCATCCCACCGAGTTACTGGTGGTAGACCCACAAAACTCGGTGTTCTTCGATTGCTATATGCAAAATGACCGCAGCCTGACGTGCACCTGCGGCAGTAAGATTGAAGGGATTGGTCGCCCACGCGCTGAGCCATCGTTCATTTGTGATGTGATTGATGAAATGATGCAAGTGCCCGACTCAGCCAGTATCGCCACCATTCACTGGCTTGAAACCATTTTAGGCCGCAAAGCGGGCGCTTCAACCGGCACCAACTTGTGGGGCGCACTGCAACTGGCGCAGCGTATGCACCAGCGCGGTGAACAAGGATCGATCGTGACCCTGCTGTGTGACAGTGGCGAACGTTATCTAGATACCTACTACAACCCGCAGTGGCTGTCTGAACACATCGGTGATTTGAGCGCAGATTTACACACGCTGCACAGCATTACCGGTACGCAGCCGCAGGCTTAAAACCGATAACAGGCCAGCTAAGAGAGGTATTAGAGCAGTAGCATACGTTATGCGTACTTCCGTTCTTGTCGCGTTTCTTGCCTAGCCAGTAAATCGGCACATAAAAAAACAGGCTCCGATAGCACGTACAGTTAGTCTGTATCGTTGTCATCGGAGCCTGTTTTATTTTGGCCTTTTATCTGGATATTGCTTTTTATTTAACCGAGTTAAACCAACCCGCCATCAAACAAAACCACCACAGACCAGCCGTCTTAAAATCAGCGATCATTTGGGCTCAGCATTTGGCGAGCTTTGACTATCCGCGCTGTTATCGGTGATCGGCGCTGCCGGTTCACTATCCGCTTCTCGAATCCATGCCACCAGCAGAGTGTAAGCTACCGCCAGTACCACCGGACCGATAAACAGACCAATGATGCCAAACGCCAACAAACCACCGATCACACCGGTCAAGATCAGCATCAGCGGTAAATCTGCGCCACGCTTAATCAGCATCGGGCGCATGAAGTTATCCATGCTGCCCACTAGCAATGACCACACCAGCAAGAAGGTGCCCCAGGTGTTATCACCGGTCCAATAAATCCACGCCACCGCAGGAAATAGCACCAGTGCAGGCCCTAACTGAGCAATCCCCAGCAAGAACATCAACACCGTGAACACCATGGCATAAGGCACACCAGCGATAAACAGCCCTACACCAGCCAAACCGGATTGCACCAGCGCAGTCACCACCAC harbors:
- the ackA gene encoding acetate kinase; translation: MSSKLVLVLNCGSSSLKFAIIDAATGDEYLSGLAECFNLPEARIKWKMDGAKHEAELGAGAAHAEALSYIVNTILPQKPELSANLTAIGHRIVHGGESFTSSAVITPEVIEGIKAAIPFAPLHNPAHLIGIEEALKEFPQLADKNVAVFDTAFHQTMPQEAYLYALPYNLYKEQHIRRYGAHGTSHFYVSREAAKMLNKPVEELNVITCHLGNGASVAAIRNGECVDTSMGLTPLEGLVMGTRSGDLDPAVIFHLHDAMGMSVAEINELLTKKSGLLGLTEVTNDCRYVEDNYATAENAKRAMDVFCYRLAKYVSSYAAAMDGRLDAIVFTGGIGENSALVRELTMKKLAVLGFEMDAEGNLKARFGKSGNIATANSRPALVIPTNEELVIAQDAARLTA
- a CDS encoding PLP-dependent cysteine synthase family protein produces the protein MPRRTWTNRAIQAIEADFQRSADTHLIKLPLPGLPGIDIYLKDESTHPTGSLKHRLARSLFLYGLCNGWIQEGTTIIEASSGSTAVSEAYFARLLGLPFIAVMPRSTAKRKIAQIEFYGGRCHFVDNSSQIYAESERLACELNGHYMDQFTYAERATDWRGNNNIANSIFNQMALEPHPVPRYVVMSAGTGGTSATIGRYLRYKCHPTELLVVDPQNSVFFDCYMQNDRSLTCTCGSKIEGIGRPRAEPSFICDVIDEMMQVPDSASIATIHWLETILGRKAGASTGTNLWGALQLAQRMHQRGEQGSIVTLLCDSGERYLDTYYNPQWLSEHIGDLSADLHTLHSITGTQPQA
- a CDS encoding thiolase family protein, with product MSKEIVVLSAVRTPMGGFQGSLSGFTAPQLGAEVVKAAIERAGIQPAQVDEVLLGCVLPAGLGQAPARQAALAAGVPDSVPCTTVNKVCGSGMKTLMQGAAALKLGEADVVVAGGMESMSQAPYLMPAARTGLRMGHGAVKDHMFTDGLEDAYSGKLMGVLAQQMADKRGVTREAMDNFAINSLAKANAAIAQGAFEAEIVPVTVVTRSGNTQVCIDEQPGNAKPEKIPGLRPAFAKDGTITAANSSSISDGAAALVLSTADYAAQNGCKPLARIVSYASHAQAPEEFTVAPVGAIRKAIDLAGWTPDDIDLFEVNEAFAMVTLLAIEDVGLDSNKVNVHGGACALGHPLGASGARVVVSLIHALRRYGKKRGLAALCIGGGEGVAMTVELID
- a CDS encoding Lrp/AsnC family transcriptional regulator, with product MKRELDKTDRALLAMLQQDCTLSLQVLAEAVNLSTTPCWKRLKRLEEEGVIRASVALLDAEKIGVGMSAFVLLKTQDHSREWYQAFVAHVTEFPEVMEFYRMAGEYDYLLRVQVSGMKAFDEFYKKLVNNVRGLSEVTSSFAMEQIKYSTALPL
- the pta gene encoding phosphate acetyltransferase; amino-acid sequence: MLVPIGTGVGLTSVSLGVVRAMERKGVNVNFFKPICQPRHGGNGPDLTTSSIRANSSVKTLEPFTLSFAENLIGSGQTDVLLEQIVARFAEETKDADTVLIEGLVPTRKQSFANNVNFDIAKALDAEIVFVVAPGTDTPEELKERLEVACSNFGGLKNKSIAGVIVNKLNAPVDEMGRTRPDLSEIFDDSNKAKSVNVEVLQLFSNSPLRILGCVPWNFDLIATRAIDMAKHLNAEIINEGDINTRRIKNVTFCARSIPHMVEHFRPGSLLVTSADRPDVMVAASLAAMNGVEIGALLLTGGYAIEPQVRELCARAFETGMPVFGVNTNTWQTSLNLQSFSLEVPVDDKARIEKVQDFVASHIDSQWIESMTAASTRSRRLSPPAFRYQLTELARKAGKRIVLPEGDEPRTIKAAALCAERGIAECILLGNPEDIQRVAASQGVVLGKGIQIINPADVIETYVPRLVELRKNKGMTEVVAREQLQDTVVLGTMMLEANEVDGLVSGAVHTTANTIRPPLQLIKTAPNASLVSSVFFMLLPDQVLVYGDCAINPDPTAEQLAEIAIQSAESAIAFGIEPRVAMISYSTGTSGAGSDVEKVREATRIAQEKRPDLMIDGPLQYDAAIMADVAKSKAPNSKVAGKATVFVFPDLNTGNTTYKAVQRSADLVSIGPMLQGMRKPVNDLSRGALVDDIVYTIALTAIQATQQ
- the yfcE gene encoding phosphodiesterase, which gives rise to MKLLFASDLHGSLSATEQVLQRFDQHQADWLILLGDLMYHGPRNPLPDNYAPAQVAERLNAYKDRIIAVRGNCESEVDQMLLQFPVLADYQQILLPERRFFLTHGHKYNRSTLPPLAGGDVLAYGHTHIPLAEQQDANWIFNPGSASLPKGGFPASYGLYADHTLQVLELETQAPLLSVTLGD
- the yfcD gene encoding NUDIX hydrolase YfcD; the encoded protein is MDTHVQEWVDVVDADNKVIDTVSRQQVREENLCHRATYIIVHDGMGHILVQRRTDSKDFYPGWLDVAAGGVVSAGESLTEGAKREAEEELGIAGIPFLDHGSFYYESEDCKVWGGLFSCISRGPFALQESEITEVMWMSLDEINQRRREITPDTRVALDLWLNRNGTDDI
- the yfbV gene encoding terminus macrodomain insulation protein YfbV; translated protein: MNEVNPGWMQLLRDGQTYMKLWPAEKRLGLIFPEPRIIKTTRFAQRAMPALAVFSVAWQMSLGGGNNMAMAVIVGLFALSLPIQGLWWLGKRAHTPLPPALTSWYRDIYDKMRSGGMALMPAVAKPRYQELADLLNRAFKKPEWQILLDEL